The region gctggggtggcactgaAGTCTGTCTTCTCTCCCCTGCAGGGGCCTCTACCTGACAGCCATCTTCTACAAGGATGACAACATCCTGGTGACCCACGAGGACCAGATCCCCGTGGTGGAGATTGATGACACCTACTCCTGCCTGCTCATGCAGGATTTCCTCTGGCTCACCAAGGTGAGGGCCCCTGTGCTTGGGCAGAGGGCCAGGAGTGCCAAGGTGACCCAGGCAGGCATCAGGCAACACTTCTGCCCCTCCAgcctggacactggggcttggcaGTGCAGGCAGCCTGTGGACTTGCTTCTTGCTGGGGTTCAGCACAGACCAGGAAACTTCCAGGGAATGGCATTTCATCAAGTCCAAAGATGGGTGACAGACCAGAGCAACACTGAgcaggctgtgtgccagggcggGTGGCACTGCCTGTCCACAGGGATGTCAGTGGCTGTTGAACTGCTTTCCCTCAGCATCCTGCCATGGCATCTCTGCCTCTGCTGTAGgatgcacaggcagcagctggcagctcctctgaTGTCAGCAGACTTAGGGAAAGGGCATGTGGGCAGCTCAGGGCAAAAATAATTTGCTGGGTGATCCTTATCTACTGATGGAGAGTGctttcttctccctccccaccttGGCCAACTTGTATTCAAGCTTGATGTTTCAGTCCTGGATGAAGATGGGTGTCTGAGTGGACGTGGCTCAGGGCTGCCCTCGGGTGCAGGCACCCCAGtgcctgtggcacagggatTGGTTTGCACCCCTGCTGAGGTGCTGCATGCCCATGCACATTCCTGACCCAGCTCAGAGAGGCAAACAAGttccccagagctccctggtgtggcccagctgcagcagcagtgacactgtGGTGTGTGCAGGTGTCGTGCATGTGGGATGAGATCCTGTGGCTGCGGCAGTGTGTCACCGTGTCCcagtcctcctgctcctgcatctTGCAGACGCGCTTCAAGATGCTGCTGGCCATCTCACAGATGCAGGTGAGGGTCAGCCTGGGGGGAACAATCACTTTAAGTGGGATGCTGGAGGCTGAGCTCCCTTGGGAGCAGCATGCAGATGTACCCCAGTCAGATAAACCCAGGATCTGCAGGCCATGACTGCGTGTCCCTGCCTCGTCCGCCCAGCAGGACTCTGGACGTGACACAGTGAGGTGCCAGCTGTCATGGCAGTGtcctgcagaggggctgggcatCAACAGGGTGCTTTTCTGGGCAGACTGAtttccagcaggcagctgcaggcacatTTCAGCTGCCCAGACCCACCATGCCTCCAGGATGTCCCCTGACCCTCTGCTTTTATTGCCTTCTCACCCCGTcacacaggggctgctgggcatcCAGGACCTGGGGCAGGTCTTCTTTGAGCCCATCAAAGACAAGCAGGGCAACATCCTCATCGTCACCCTGAAGGAGGTGAAGACCAACCAGACCTTCGAGAGCGTCCGCTGGGTGCCCATCTGCAAGCTGCAGAGCGGCCGCAAGTCCGTGTCCTCCCCCGAGGAGCCCACGGCCCTGGACACGCTGCTCATCTCCCTgcaggtctgtgctggggctcctctgggaAACACCAGTGCTCCTTGCTCCCCTCGGCCTGCAAGGGTCACAGCAgagggggagcagagcccagccagctCCAAAATTCCTGTTGTTTCAAGGGGAGGCATCCAGATGGTGCCAGATTGGAGCTGGCAGCACCGGGTCGTGTTGCTGTGCCGctccccttctccagctggactggctgtgctgcagcatcaGCACAAGCCCTGCTGTGAGGACTTGCTCGGTCCAGCAGTGTCTTTGTTCCCAGGACAAGCTGGCTTATCACCAGCGGAGCAGCCATGCCCTCTCCCCGGGGCTCTACCTGGGCTACTTGAAGCTGTGCAGTGCCGTGGATCAGATCCGAGTGCtggtgccagagcagctccccaaCATCCTGTGCCACGTCAAGATCCGCTCCAACCCCAACATCTCCAGGTGGGGTTTGCAGGGGATGGTGAgagcccctgtcccagccaggcTAACAGCATCCATCACCTCCTGCTTCAGCAGCAGTGTGATATCCCCTCCTGTCCCCGCTGTGCAGCgctctcaggcacagcatggGGTTGTTAGGGTGTCCTGGGTGGGGTCAGGGCTGAACTCCACAATCCTGTGGGTCTCATCcagctcagcatattctgtgctTCTGATTCAGCCTAGAACAAACCAAGTTCCCTCTCTACCTCCACCTCTCCCAAATCTCTGGGGATGCTGCACTGCCTGGGAGAGGAACAGCCAAGCAAACACGGCTCTCAGAGAAATTGTATCCACGTCCACCCAAACCACTCCCTCCTTCACCTGTCTGTCTCTGGCCTTCTGCAGGGAGGAGTGGGAGTGGCTGCAGAAGATGGCCAGCGTGGAGGAGCCTGTTCCCACAGAGCCAGAGACTGACAGGTCCCAGAACCCCTTGTTTCAGGAGCTCCAAGTGGCCATCAAGGAGCTGATGACCCTGGTGAACATCCCACTGCAAGAGGTAGAGGCAGGAGCCAAGGCCTGGGCAGAGGGAGGTGATGGGGCTGTGAGCACagtgctggtggttgcagcagctggggaactGCATGTCTGGCTCTCCTTGTGAGGCTGGAGCGCCCAGATTTTagtgctgtgcaaacaaaaggTTTGTGAGTGGTGagtgtgccctgcccagggacagtGTCCACAGGCGCTGTTTGTCCTTCCCACACTGTACCCCCAGAGCAGCAACAGCAAATCTGGGTTGTTACTGCTGCCCGTGGTGTGGTCCTGGGCAGCACGAGAccaacccagctctgcccctccaaggcaggctggtccctggccagtgctgggctggagctgcagcccctgggggcAGACTGTATGGGGAGAAACTTTCTTCCATCATGCCAAGTATCTGCTGGGAAGCAACAATCCAGCAGCCCCAATGACAGGTATGTGCTTCTGGCTGGGCAGCTGGGAGGGCACCTCCCTGCTCATTGCTGAACCATCACTGGTGGCACGTTTTCAACACCCTGTTGTGGTGGCTTTGACCAGAAATTTTGAAGCTTTCAGGAAAAATTAGAGAAGAAGTGATGAGATTATGCAGATTATGCCAGAAGCAAGGAGCCTCTGGTTATGTGCTGAAGGTGCAGTgtcccctggctgcaggtggTCCCTGAGGACTGCTCCATGCATGAGGACTGGGCAGAGGCCCCTCCAGGTGATGTGTGCAGCTGTTACCTGCACTATCCTCTTGCAGGCCAAAGACTTCCGTCTGTACAGCCAGGAGGTGCTGGACTTTGGGGATCAGgtctccttcctgctgctgctgcctccatcAGACGACGTCTGCACCGCTCCGGGCCAGAACAACCCCTACACCCCTCGCTCTGGCTTCCTCACGCTGCCGCTGCAGATCTTtgagctgggtgaggagagggaATGCCAAAACCCAACTTTGCTGGTCCCCTTGTTCTCTGAGGCCTcctgagagctgggctgggcaggggggtGGGTGCCTAGagttccctccctccctggggaggAGGCATGCAGGGATGTACTGAGGGCTGTCCAGGTGGACTAATGAGTGTTGCCTCCTCATCTTGGGTGACAGGGAGGAGGCTGTAGGGCATCCACAGCATGGGACCTCATGTTTTTCATCCCCCCTCTCGTTTCCTCTCCCAGTGCACTTCTTCACGTACAGCCGGGAGTTCATCACACAGTACTGCCAGGTGTCcgccctgctggagctggagtccctcctgtcccagcagagcctcAGGGAGGCTTTCTCCGATGCCGAGCTCGCCACTGCCAAGCAGAGGCACCAGCAGGTTCAGGACTACATCCAGGTATGGGGGGGAGGAGGCTCAACAGTGCCCCTGACCTGCCAggacacaggcagcagcatctGCACCCAGGCTGTTCCCTGGTCTTGGTAGCCCTGGGGGATTTCTCTGAGGTTGCTGATGGGTAGCACCAGGTTGGTCTTTCATAGattcatggaatggtttgggttggaacaGATATTAATcctcatccagttccaccttCCACTTTCCCTGTTTGCTCCAAgccatgtccagcctggccttgcacacttccagggatccaggggcagccacagctgctctgggcatcctgtgccagggcctcccctcacagggaacaattcctgcccaatatcccatctaatcCTGCCCCCTgacagtgggaagccattcacccttttcctgtcactacaggcccttgtcccatccctccatcccttgtcccagttccctctccagctctcctggagcccctttgggcactggaaggagctctgaggtgtccctggagcctcctcttctccaggctgcagctgctttaTCGAGCAACTTCTTACTACAATGATCACATTAAAAATCCCAAGGAGACACCCAAAGTGTACATGCCCTCCTTGCTAGAAAAAGGCCTGCAAGTGCATTTTAGGATGGACTTGCAAAAGAGCATCCCACACTACTCCTgtcaccagcactgctgctgaacCAGCAGCTGCATCCTCCTTCTGCCTGAGAGCACTTTCTTTGCATTTCCCAGCTCAGGGATtcccccagagctctggggagatctgtgtgtgtgtacagaCTCTGTGTTTTGCCATGGCACTTTCTTGCTGTCGTTTGCTGTGTGAAAGGGCTCCTCCATTTCCTCTGTTGGCAGCAAATGGAGGAGATCTGGCGAGAGATGCGCTGGATCATGGATGTCCTGCAGCACGCCCGCTACAAGCAGCCCTCCTGTGGGATCTCTCTCAGTGGCTTCCTCAGCGAGGCCGGGGGGCCAGCGAAGGAGAAAACGCGATCCTCCTCGTCCCACCTGGACTACCTTCCGTCCCCAGTGCTGTCACCAGAGACCAGCCGCAAGCTCAACTCCGGTAGGGGCCGAGCTCCTgcctgggggctcaggggctgcccaggctcgggggctcagggtggctgtgcccggggtggctgtgcccaggcaggggctcAGGGACTTGGGGTGGCTGTGCCCGGGGTGGGGCTCGGGGACTCGGGGTGGCTGTGCCCGGGGTGGGGCTCGGGGGCTCGGGGTGGCTGTGCCCGGGCAGGGGGTCGGGGTGGCTGTGCCCGGGCAGGGGCTCGGGGGCTCGGGGTGGCTGTGCCCGAGCAGGGGCTCGGGGGGTcgggctggctgtgcccgggGTGGCTGTGCCCGAGCAGGGGCTCGGGGGCTCGGGGTGGCTGTGCCCGGGCAGGGGCTCGGGGGCTCGGGGTGGCTGTGCCCGGGGTGGCTGTGCCCGAGCAGGGGCTCGGGGGGTCGGGGTGGCTGTGCCCGGGCAGGGGCTCGGGGGGTcgggctggctgtgcccggggcgccagcagggctggagccgtGGACACCCAGGGCAGTCGGTCTCAGGGGGGCAGaccctccctgcctgtgccggGCCGAGCAACTTAGGGGCGTCACAAGGGGGTAAACCCCAGAGGCTTCCCTGGATTCCCCTCAGCGAGGGGTTCCACACTCAGGCTGAGCCGCTCTTTGCTGCTCTCCCCCCGGCAGACTCGCACGGCCTGTCGGACGAGGAGGGCTCCTCGGAGGTGTTCCTGGCCACCGACAGCGACTACGACTCGAGCCGGGCGCAGAGCCCGAAGGAGCTGGACCTGGTGTGCTCCACGTCAGGGCCCGAGTGCTGCAGCCGGAGGGGGGCCCGCACCCTGCGGGACAGCGCCCCGGACGTCCTGCAGAGCCACGAGCTGCAGACCGGCCCCGCAGGGCCGCCCCCGCCCGAGGAGCCCCGGCCGCCCGCCAAGCTCTACGACAGTGACTTTGTGCTGCCCAGCCGGCAGATCGAGCTGCTGCGCATCACCGAGAAGCGACAGGCCTACTGCGTCCGGACCAGCAGCCTGGACTTCCCCAAGCCGCACTGCCCTGCCCCGAGGAAGTCGTGCCCCGGCTCCGTGGACAGCTCCCCGGCCGAGAGCAGGAGCGCGGGCCCGGGCGGGCAGCTCCGGCTGCGGCCTGGCTCCACACCCAGCCCCGAgcgccgccgcggccgccgggGCTCCCGTGAGTGGACTCAGGACTTGCCGGAGCAGCAGCCGGAGCAGCCCGGGGGCTTGGCCGACCAGGGGAAGAAGCCGGGCTCTGTCACCTTGAGGGTGTGCCCTCAGTACGAAACGGGACTCTCCAAAGACACCAGTGTCAAGGTACCCGAGCCTGTCACGGGTGGCAGAGCGGCTCTGCCGTGCCcggagggacagggctggcagcatggggacagagccagcagggtCCTGTGCCCCAcgcctggcactgccctcccCATCCTTCACCATGCCAGGGGTGAGGTGCCCTGGAGAcctgcagcacccctgcccTGACTCCCTGATTCGCTgtctccctgtgtccctgtttAGATGaggctcctggcagcacaggggtcTCTGTAGGAGCGATAGCTGATGCTGCAGAAGGATGAGCCAGGGCCATACATGGTGAATTTTGGGGACAAAGCAGTGGGGCTAAAGTTCAGCTCTTGGTCTGTGGTTCAGCAGGTGACAGTAGCTTGGTGCCACCcagtgtgggcaggcagagcaaaggacacttttttggggttttttggattttttttttttttgtgttctttggGGGTTTactttggtttggggtttttttgggttttttttagctttgtttaaaataaagagagaagaaaacccgACTGTTCTAATAGGAGGGAAAAAGCCAAAATAGTAGATGAGTGTATTAGCAAAAATCCAAATCTTTCTTGATATATCCGAGCTACTGATATAATAACTGAATCCATTGTTTAAGATGGTGTCCTTGCTGTATCCTGATGTGATGATGTGTTCCAACACATCATATTTCCAGGCCAAAATTCAGCTGTCACGCCTGCCCTGGCCATGCTCCTCCTACAGCCTCCCCTTCCCAGGTGTGTGGTCTCTGCTCCAGCCTTCCTCATTaggggagggagagcaggagctttTTGTCTCCAGTGGCAGAACCCACTCCAGttccagctggggcagcaggcagagctccttCCATGCTCCTTCAGACtatgctggagcagctgtgtgACCTGACTCCTTCCATGGGGGCTTTGCTGCTAAGAGCTGACCCCACCAGCTCTGATCACtcacacctgctccaggtggggcCCCCACAGAGGACCATCCCCCAGGACACACATCTTGGGCAGGTGCCCCTCTGGCTTTGTGGCCTCCTTTGGTCCCAGCCATGGAGATGCTTTCCCTGTTGAAGTTTCCTTTCCGAGACATTCCTGGTGCCCAGGACAGAGGATGATGGAGCAGAAAATCATTAAATCATGACTGGTATGGGTTGAAAGCAACCCTAAAGGCATGGCAGAGGAAGAACAGTGCCAACAGGCTGATTGTTTTATTGCTGGGGAAGGTTGATAGCCAGTGTCTCTGCACCCAGCTGGGACATCCTAGCAGAGACGACTCTGCCTCACTGGATTATTTTCCATTTGAGGAATGCCCATAGATTTCTGTGGAACTGAAGCACAGCCCTCAGGTTCTTGGCAGGCTGCCCATGTGGCTTTTGAAGTTGCAAAGCTTTGGACACGCCTGCTTGGAAGCGTTTTAGGATGTTCTCCTGGAAGAAAGGCGAGTTcaaaggcagctcctgggctgatGTGAATGGCTGAGCCCGGCCAcggctgctcagggctggcagtgctcacatgggccagggctgggaccaccctgccagggcagcgCTCCTGGTGCTCTGCAAGCCCTCACAGATGTGCCAAAGGAAGTGTGGCTTTCCCTGGGTGAGGATGGATGTCCTGCCTTGGGGCCTTTGAAGCCAAGCAGTGGCTCCTGGCATTAGCATCCAGGGCCCCGATGAGCTCATTTTCTTGACAGGATTTGGGATTCACAGGGAAGCAGAGGGCAAGAGTAGCTGTTGGTGGGAGAACCCCAAGCTTGTGCACGGGATGAAATTTATTGCCATGTTCCAAAGAGGTTTCAGTTGTAGCTTGGCAGAGCTGTTGTGATCCAGCTGGTCTGAGGGTCTGGACCCTGCTCACGAGAGGGACTTCACACAGATCCCTCCATGGTATCAGGAGCACGACAGGGACTGTCCCTCTCCACCTCCAGGTGATGAGATAGTGGGGcagcctcagcagagctgtaGGTGACACATGCAAGGGTTGAGTGGCAGGGGCTTGGAAACAGGAGTAGAGGCAGGAGAGCAGTCCATAAGTTTGGGCCCTGGCATGCAGGGGCACCCCTTGGGCACTCCCTCATTGTGGTGTGCCcatggctctgtgccaggctgctgccacGGGCAGCACTGCTCACGGGCACCGCTGGGCAGCTGTTCCTCCACCCTCACCATTCCTCCACGCCATCCGCTGCCTCCggcccctgctcctcctcattCCTCCCCCTTACCATCCGTGTCTCCCATCTCTCCATCTGTGCCCTCTCTCTCTCCGCAGCTGCACATCACCAGCCAGACGCCTGCCAGCGAGGTGGTGAAGCTGGTGGTGCTGGAGATGAACGGCCTCGCGCGGGACGTGCTGGGCGCCGCCGCTGCCGTCTGCTACGgcgaggagcagctggagcacttCGGGCTGGTGTTCGCTGCCAGCGAGGGCGAGCGGTGGCTCCCCGATGACTTCTTGCCCCTGTCCCTCCACACGAGCCAGCCCGAGGGGCGGTTCCTGGTGCGCATCAAGGAGACGTCCCCGCTGGTGCTCCAGTACGGGCCGGCGACCACCGTATGAGAGAGGAGAGCGGCGGGACGGAGCGGAGACCTCGGCTTCCAGAGCAGACAGCTCGTCTCTGATGCTTCCTTCTTCCACAGACACCCTCTCATCAGGCGTCCGCGGGGTGGAATGGGATCATACTGGGTTGTGTGTTCTTTGTTTgtgctattttttaatttttttttttttttttttaaccaaagaGACATCGAGACTCAGTTTTTCTgactggagaagaggagggTGGAGTCCAGAGACCTCAGAGCTCAGGAGGAATCTCTGCAGGAATGGAATTTTTGAAAGTAAACATTTTTAAGGAGAAACGAGGGggtagagagagagaggaaaaatattacaagaagaagcagcaatacttttttttccccttttttttttctgaaaaaccttGTTTGGGATTCACCGAAGGCAAAGCCACAGAGGATTGCTGGGGAGAGCTGTGGTGTCAGtgaggagagggcaggagcCACAAGGACAACCCTGGGAAGGGCATTTTCCTAACTGCCCTCCTTTCACTGCACCTGGAGAAATGATTCTTGCACAAAGTTCTTGGAACAAAATTATATTcgtatttttattctgaaaaaagtCAATAATCGTTGTGCCAGAGCCACTGGAGCTGGGTAAAGGTGAAGACCCTTTGCCTTGTGTCCAAGACTAAAGGAACACATGCAGCCAGCCCCCTGCACTCACAGATGTGTCAATACCACACTAGAGATTTGCTGTAGAGCATCTCCTGCAACCCCCTGGgcctccctgtccccctgggtgCCGTTCTGTTCTGGTGATTGTGCTTCTCTAGTCCGTCCTACAGCATGACATTTTGTTAGCCACTAGGTCTCCTGTTAACAAGGTTACTTTTCTGATCTCCTGTGGTCCATAGTAAAGAAGACTGCTGCTGACTGCCTAGCACTTGTCCTTCTTGTGGCTGGGTCCATCTCCCAAAGCAGCTCTGATTCCAAGGGCTGGGCTCCTCTTTCCCAGGAGTGTTTAGTAGGGTGCTTCCCACGCTGTGCGGCATTACATTAACACACAAATCACAGTGTGGGAGCAAAGTACTAGTCAGAAATGCTCTCCTGGGACTCGGTGCTCTGTAAGGCAGGAAGATAAGGTTGGGCATGCCAAGGCACCAACTCCATGAGCTGGTGAAACCCCAGAACTGTAGGGCTGGATGCCCAAATCAGGTCCTGCAGCCTCCACTGAGGGAAGAACACCcggagaggagcagggatggcagtgaGAACTCacagctgtgtcacagctggCACAAACACTGTGAGCcaggtgccaggctggcacccGTTGGCAAGGCGAGGCTTTGATGCTgatgctcctgcagcagccacctcactgtgcctcccctggcacagagggaccagggctgggcagcagcccccatcactgggtgccagggtgcagcaggggctctgtgggcagccaTGAGGGTCGGCTGGCACTCCACAGAGGTTGCTCATCCCTCGCCCTGCGGCCCCCAGGGTGGCACGGGCAGGAACAATCCCAGCACGAGCCCTTCCTGCCCCACGTCAGAGGCGCTGTGGAGGGGagggtgctgtgccagcccctcaGCTGGTGCCAATAACCAGCGCCACACTGACGTCAGCGCAGGCACTGCCAAGGGACAGGGAGGAGAGCGACAAAGGCACTTCTTAAAAGGCACTTCTGACATCTCCTCTCTCCTTTGCTTGTCTTCTGCCTCAAGTTAAAACCAACCCCACTCTCCCAGGTCAGGGAAGAAGTGGGTTGGTGAGTGCAGAGGTTCCCATGGTGTTTGTCATTATTGGGCATCCACAGGCACTGACATCCCaaagaggcaggagctgcagggtggcCCTTCCCTTTACATGTGTCACCTACTGATGCTCAGAGCCCGAGGCAAGGCAGAGGAAAGGCACAGCTGGTGGAAAGCCAAGTGCCTTTTTGAAAGTCACAGAGTGAATTCAGTGTTAGATCAGGGCTATGTACAGAAAGCTACATCTGTGTCCCTGATGCTCCTCAGCATGGAGCCGTGCAACTGCTGATGCCCTTTTATTTGACCCCAGAAGGGAAAAAGTCCTCCCTTTTCCTTAAGAATTTGTTCTCCCTTTCTGGAAGTCCAGTTCCATCAAGAGAGACGGAGCCATGACCCAAAgccaggtgctgctcctgggacaatgtctgcagctggagctgctcccagcccctgggcagagctctgcctgtgcaaagcttttctgcaggagctgctctggccacGCAGCAGCTTGGATCACTtggctgcagggcacagtgTGGGACCTCCTCCCCTTGttggggagaggaagagagaaggagctggggcCTGGTAGGAGCAGAGTTGGATGCAAAGTGGGAAGAGCAGGAGTTGTGCAGCTTTTTTTGAGGGAAGCCCCACAACCAGGGACATGGGATGTGTGATGTCCTGATGTGACACACTCCTCACAGAATGACACAAGATttggggttgggagggacctctCGAGATCATGCAGTCCAaacccctgcccaggcagggtcacttggaacaggtgacacaggaatgtgtccaggtgggttttgaaTGTCTTGAGAGAGGGGAAACTCCAcaccctccctgagcagccgttccagtgctctgccacgCTCCTTGGAAATAACTTCTTCCTAATGTTGAGGTGGAACTTcatgtgtttttatttatgGTCATTATTCCTTCTCCTGTTGCTGAGCTCCACTAAAAAGACTCTGGCACCATCTTCTTGGCACCTGCCTTGGAGATGTTTTTATGGATTGATGGGATCCCCTCTCAGGCTTCCCTTCTCCAGACTAACCAGGCCCAGCCCCCTCAGTCTCTCCTCATAAGgaggtgctccagacccttcatcCTCTTTGTGTTCCCTGCTGTACAGCATTCCTTGAAGAATGGCACTTGCAAGGTGCTTCTctctttttgtgttttccttctctgcctcGATGGTTTCATGGTCACATTccaatgttttctttctgaacaGGTTGTTGAGCCTTCACACactctcctgcccttccccacaGTCAAGGACAAGGCAGCAGGCTCTGTCTGTGGCAGTTTTTAAGGCTGCCATCGTGGTGCTGGGGCTTTGGGAGCCGTGGTGGCTCTTTGAGGTGGTGTGACAAGGTGTTggctgaggggcagcagggcactaagccctggcagtgccaggattCAGAGTCAGCCCTGTTGGTCTCCTTGCACTGGTGCAGAGTGTTGGTGAAGGGATTTTCTCCACAGGAACCTGGCACTCGCTCTGGCACTCATGTGCACCATGGCacaggctgggaaggagaatCCCCAAAGCACCcgagctcagccctgctgcctcctgccatgGAAGCTTAGGAGCATCTCTTTTCAAAGCAGGAGAGCATCCTGGAGGGCTGGGACACTGTGCTCTGTGTCACCTGGCACAGacacctctgtccctgcagtccctgtgtccccagccctgccagacaTGGGCACTGCCACTAtccagcacagacacacctgtACCTTTGTGCCATATCCCCAGGTGAGCACCTTCAG is a window of Melospiza georgiana isolate bMelGeo1 chromosome 16, bMelGeo1.pri, whole genome shotgun sequence DNA encoding:
- the LOC131090189 gene encoding ankyrin repeat and fibronectin type-III domain-containing protein 1-like isoform X2; this encodes MLCPRHKPSGSGKRPGALPAAAEPIGGRRSLDRKLQRPLLGKSRTLPSIPQSPVLSRLPLLEPAAYRDDMPEQKPCQKRSASEHPKGCTVPSAGEAWRLEDDCSEPPRAPQLGTAVEDAPFSYFRTRSFYMRKSLSVDNHLGSLSYAVHPAESKAERVRTKLRRQFSLGSADKKDFYQPKSESSLARFAHRLSVKQKQEKRRKAEYGSAELSAFRPRSLSIEWSSSPKMTQQMRDLQLAQARKPPGPSSPNAAKRLYRNLSGKFRVNYTSFDEGSLVGRGEKEKLRKSYLFQSNAALFEAVELQDLDRVQEMLKHYSPEELDLNTPNSEGLLPLDIAIMTNNAPIARALLQAGAKESPHFVSLESRSLHLSTLVREAEQRVNELMAQVVNEAPHADCSEKEKQLKAWEWRFRLYKRMKAGFEHARVPDAPSSVHLSVASSTSLQVTFWEPLSVNSAVVTKYKVEWSCSPTFSPLLGEAVIDKLKDLHFTIQGLVSGTAYHVRVSAYNMKGWGPPQASTPPFAIPSNWREYDGRAPRRRGQAEALDHLLGQVKTVHQHCICHEPCKNQPQSRKHSVSKSLKHLFHPGSKFLKTLKRGLYLTAIFYKDDNILVTHEDQIPVVEIDDTYSCLLMQDFLWLTKVSCMWDEILWLRQCVTVSQSSCSCILQTRFKMLLAISQMQGLLGIQDLGQVFFEPIKDKQGNILIVTLKEVKTNQTFESVRWVPICKLQSGRKSVSSPEEPTALDTLLISLQDKLAYHQRSSHALSPGLYLGYLKLCSAVDQIRVLVPEQLPNILCHVKIRSNPNISREEWEWLQKMASVEEPVPTEPETDRSQNPLFQELQVAIKELMTLVNIPLQEAKDFRLYSQEVLDFGDQVSFLLLLPPSDDVCTAPGQNNPYTPRSGFLTLPLQIFELVHFFTYSREFITQYCQVSALLELESLLSQQSLREAFSDAELATAKQRHQQVQDYIQQMEEIWREMRWIMDVLQHARYKQPSCGISLSGFLSEAGGPAKEKTRSSSSHLDYLPSPVLSPETSRKLNSDSHGLSDEEGSSEVFLATDSDYDSSRAQSPKELDLVCSTSGPECCSRRGARTLRDSAPDVLQSHELQTGPAGPPPPEEPRPPAKLYDSDFVLPSRQIELLRITEKRQAYCVRTSSLDFPKPHCPAPRKSCPGSVDSSPAESRSAGPGGQLRLRPGSTPSPERRRGRRGSREWTQDLPEQQPEQPGGLADQGKKPGSVTLRVCPQYETGLSKDTSVKLHITSQTPASEVVKLVVLEMNGLARDVLGAAAAVCYGEEQLEHFGLVFAASEGERWLPDDFLPLSLHTSQPEGRFLVRIKETSPLVLQYGPATTV
- the LOC131090189 gene encoding ankyrin repeat and fibronectin type-III domain-containing protein 1-like isoform X1, with translation MASFGKLTEYFSLRKSRPELRSRRWGRRSGSCCCSVTECRSLDRKLQRPLLGKSRTLPSIPQSPVLSRLPLLEPAAYRDDMPEQKPCQKRSASEHPKGCTVPSAGEAWRLEDDCSEPPRAPQLGTAVEDAPFSYFRTRSFYMRKSLSVDNHLGSLSYAVHPAESKAERVRTKLRRQFSLGSADKKDFYQPKSESSLARFAHRLSVKQKQEKRRKAEYGSAELSAFRPRSLSIEWSSSPKMTQQMRDLQLAQARKPPGPSSPNAAKRLYRNLSGKFRVNYTSFDEGSLVGRGEKEKLRKSYLFQSNAALFEAVELQDLDRVQEMLKHYSPEELDLNTPNSEGLLPLDIAIMTNNAPIARALLQAGAKESPHFVSLESRSLHLSTLVREAEQRVNELMAQVVNEAPHADCSEKEKQLKAWEWRFRLYKRMKAGFEHARVPDAPSSVHLSVASSTSLQVTFWEPLSVNSAVVTKYKVEWSCSPTFSPLLGEAVIDKLKDLHFTIQGLVSGTAYHVRVSAYNMKGWGPPQASTPPFAIPSNWREYDGRAPRRRGQAEALDHLLGQVKTVHQHCICHEPCKNQPQSRKHSVSKSLKHLFHPGSKFLKTLKRGLYLTAIFYKDDNILVTHEDQIPVVEIDDTYSCLLMQDFLWLTKVSCMWDEILWLRQCVTVSQSSCSCILQTRFKMLLAISQMQGLLGIQDLGQVFFEPIKDKQGNILIVTLKEVKTNQTFESVRWVPICKLQSGRKSVSSPEEPTALDTLLISLQDKLAYHQRSSHALSPGLYLGYLKLCSAVDQIRVLVPEQLPNILCHVKIRSNPNISREEWEWLQKMASVEEPVPTEPETDRSQNPLFQELQVAIKELMTLVNIPLQEAKDFRLYSQEVLDFGDQVSFLLLLPPSDDVCTAPGQNNPYTPRSGFLTLPLQIFELVHFFTYSREFITQYCQVSALLELESLLSQQSLREAFSDAELATAKQRHQQVQDYIQQMEEIWREMRWIMDVLQHARYKQPSCGISLSGFLSEAGGPAKEKTRSSSSHLDYLPSPVLSPETSRKLNSDSHGLSDEEGSSEVFLATDSDYDSSRAQSPKELDLVCSTSGPECCSRRGARTLRDSAPDVLQSHELQTGPAGPPPPEEPRPPAKLYDSDFVLPSRQIELLRITEKRQAYCVRTSSLDFPKPHCPAPRKSCPGSVDSSPAESRSAGPGGQLRLRPGSTPSPERRRGRRGSREWTQDLPEQQPEQPGGLADQGKKPGSVTLRVCPQYETGLSKDTSVKLHITSQTPASEVVKLVVLEMNGLARDVLGAAAAVCYGEEQLEHFGLVFAASEGERWLPDDFLPLSLHTSQPEGRFLVRIKETSPLVLQYGPATTV